The genomic stretch AGTCACGAGAGAGGGGAGGCCGTAGCACCACAATGTATAAGGTAAAAGTGACtaattctggttttctttccAGCTGCAGTGACTGCCACTTCTCCTCCCACACCTGGGCACTACCATGTTCTCTACCGAGGGTGCGGAGAAACTCAGGTAGGCTGGCATGGGGAGACATACTGCCTGGTTGGTGGCTACCGGGCCCATGGGGATGCTCCTTTGGCCACCCCAACAAAGGCTGAAGCAGAGAAGCCAGCCCCTAGCCGTGCTCCCAAGAGACGTCAAGCTACGACAGAGTCAGATAAAGACCTGGGTTGCTCTAGCCCCAAAATTCAGTGCTTGGAGCATAGTGGCAGGAGACTGACCCCACAGAAGCTTGCTGGCTGAGCCATTTGGGAGAAACGACAAATGTTTAGCTGTCTAAGACAGCTAATGCCTCTTCTGTGGTGACCTCCCCTGCCCACCACTGCAGATAGAGCCTGAGTCATTCTACCTAAGCCTTCCTCATCCAGAAGCCCCTTCCTCATCCAGAAGCCCCCTTCCATGCTAACTACCCATGGGCAAGGAGCCTCAGAAACTGTGGTTTAAAATGAGAGGTTGCTTTGAACATCCCAAGGCTGAAGCCGGCCTGGAAGAAAACCTGATGTTCCTCTACTCAACTCTCCAGAGTCCCTTTTTGGGCAGAAGAAATAAATAGTCTGCACTCTGCTAGCTGCGGAGTCAAGTGCAGAGAGGGAGTGCAGCATAGCCCAGTAAGGGCCTGGTCTACCAGATGGGCTTTTGCTTTGAGTCACTGCCAGCAACTACCAGCACAAACCAGGAGGGCCAGGACTTGCTGAAACTGGAAGCAGCAGCCCATGGCTAGTCACAGCAGGAGAAAGCCTCCTGCTTGGCATCTCAGGAGGTAGAAGAAAGAGACCTGGGGAGACCTGCCACCTACAGCAAGAACAATAAGGAGGAAGTTGAGCAACATCCTCCTGAAGCTCACGTGTTCCTTCATTTCCTGCCCATTATGGCCCCAGTGAGGTCCCTACTGctcaattaaacaaaaaaagattaaaaaattatttttccataacaATGTTTGACTtgatcatctttcttttcttttttttttttttttttggacggagtctcgctctgtcacccaggctggcttgcagtggcactatctcggctcactgcaagctccacctcccgggttcacgccattctcctgcctcagcctcccccgtagctgggactacaggcgcctgccaccgcgcccagctaatttttgtatttttagtagagacggggtttcaccatgttggccaggatggtctcaatcctgacctcaagatctgcccacgttggcctccctaagtcctgggattacaggtgtgagccaccacgcccagcttctttctttctcttcttcttcttccttcttctttcttctcctccttcttcttcctcttcttcctcttttctctctctctctttcttagatggggtcttggccaggcacagtgactcactcctgtaatccctgcactttggtaggctgaggcagtggatcacctgaggtcaggagtttgagaccagcctggccagcacaatgaaaccccatcttactaaaaatacaaaaattggccaggcgtggtggctcacgcctgatctcagcactttgggaggccaaggcgggcggatcacgaggttaggagatcgagaccatcctgactaacatggtgaaaccccgtctctactgaaaatacaaaaaaattagctgggcatggtgacaggtgcctgtagtcccagttactcggaaggctgaggcaggagaatggtgtgaacccaggaggcggagcttgcagtgagccgagatcaccccactgcgctccagcctgggcaacagagggagactctgtctcaaaaaaaaaaaaaaaaaaagaccctgtctctacaaattttaaaagaaaagtactGTTAACTTTTATAAGGGTCATAATGGTATGGT from Nomascus leucogenys isolate Asia chromosome 2, Asia_NLE_v1, whole genome shotgun sequence encodes the following:
- the DPEP2NB gene encoding DPEP2 neighbor protein, encoding MSDRILYILSNMSSVPWEGSAAAAVTATSPPTPGHYHVLYRGCGETQVGWHGETYCLVGGYRAHGDAPLATPTKAEAEKPAPSRAPKRRQATTESDKDLGCSSPKIQCLEHSGRRLTPQKLAG